GTCCGCTGTTGCAGACTATCGCCCCGCTTTTCATTACCTCAAAGTGTTTTTTGGCGATAACGTGTTTATTACCGGTAACGGTAATAAAAATATCACCGATTTTGGCTGCTTCTTCCATCGGCATTACCTTAAAGCCGTCCATTACCGCTTCCAGGGCGCGTAAGGGTTTGACCTCGGTAACAATCACTTGAGCACCCAGCCCCTTAGCCCTCATTGCCGCCCCGTGGCCGCACCACCCGTAACCGACAATCACAACATTCTTGCCGGCAAAAAGGACATTGGTGGCACGTATAATTCCGTCAATAGTGCTTTGCCCTGTCCCGTAACGATTATCAAAAAGGTATTTCGTCTGCGCATCGTTAACGGCGATTATCGGGTATTTAAGTTTACCGTCCCTTTCCATACTGCGCAGCCTGATAACACCGGTGGTGGTTTCTTCCGTACCACCGATAATATCCTCCAGTAATTCGTTTCTTTCTTTATGAAGGATACTGACAAGGTCGGCCCCGTCATCGACGGTTAGGTGCGGCTTATGGTCAAGCGCGGTTTTAATATGCTTGTAGTAAGTGGCATCATCTTCGCCTTTGATGGCGTTGGTGGGAATACCGTATTCCACCAGCGCTGCCGCGGTACTGTCCTGGGTGCTAAGCGGGTTTGAAGCGCACATTACCAAATCGGCGCCCCCCGCTTGTAATGCCAGGGCCAAATTTGCGGTTTCGGTTGTAATATGCAGGCAGGCCGAAATACGCACACCCGTAAAGGGCTTTTCTTTTTCAAACCTGTGTTTAATAAGCCCCAGAACCGGCATTTCGCGTGCCGCCCATTCAATCCTTTCTCGCCCGTCTTGAGCAAGCGAAAGGTCTTTTACATCGTATTTGTTCTCATCCATTTTAAATCCGTCCTTTGTTTCCGTACAAACCAATATATTAT
This Dehalococcoidales bacterium DNA region includes the following protein-coding sequences:
- the ahcY gene encoding adenosylhomocysteinase; this encodes MDENKYDVKDLSLAQDGRERIEWAAREMPVLGLIKHRFEKEKPFTGVRISACLHITTETANLALALQAGGADLVMCASNPLSTQDSTAAALVEYGIPTNAIKGEDDATYYKHIKTALDHKPHLTVDDGADLVSILHKERNELLEDIIGGTEETTTGVIRLRSMERDGKLKYPIIAVNDAQTKYLFDNRYGTGQSTIDGIIRATNVLFAGKNVVIVGYGWCGHGAAMRAKGLGAQVIVTEVKPLRALEAVMDGFKVMPMEEAAKIGDIFITVTGNKHVIAKKHFEVMKSGAIVCNSGHFNIEIDIPGLEEMSVKKRQIRTFVDEYTLSDGRQIFLLGEGRLINLAAAEGHPSSVMDMSFANQALCLEYMVKHSTKLQPQVYVVPEDIDLEVARLKLESMGIKIDKLTAEQERYLNSWEEGT